One segment of Nostoc flagelliforme CCNUN1 DNA contains the following:
- a CDS encoding two-partner secretion domain-containing protein, with the protein MSGLGFTHWGGLAAIAVGVSFCTIDYASAQITPDGTLPNNTSVTREGNTFNITGGTQAGGNLFHSFGEFSVNTGGVASFNNALDIQNIISRVTGGSVSNIDGLIRANGTANLFLINPNGIVFGENARLNVGGSFVATSANALQFGNRGFFSATEQNIPSPLLTINPSALLFNQINQNATIQNNSVAPAGKDPAGFDAFGLRVPDGKSLLLVGGNVSMDGGRLNANDGRVELGGLGELGSVALGVDGDNLSLRFPEDVARTSVSLTNQAGIYVTGAGGGNIVANASDIEISGGSVLSAGIGQGLGTPETVAGDITLNATGSIKVAGTGSIVRNLVRLGSLGNGGNITIDSGEFSLRDRAQIAASTFGQGNAGNVTVRSKDAVSLAGNAYIFSTVEAGGVGKGGNIDINAATLSLIDNALLLTFTREASATQPAGQGNAGNVNVNVTGAVDMAGEKNGFASGIFSEVETGTVGNGGNITIDSGSFSLRDGAGLQASTFGQGNAGNVTVRAKNAVSLDNAGILSTVKAGGVGEGGNIDINATTLSLTDGASLETLTSGAFDTQPAGRGNAGNVNVNVTGSVDIAGEKNGFRSGIRSRVGTGTVGNGGNITIDSGEFSLRDRAVLNASTFGQGNAGNVTVRAKNTVSLADASILSTVESGGVGKGGNIDINAATLLLIDSAQLLTITRRASNNQPPGRGDAGNVNVNVTSVVDITGEKNGFASAIGSRVETGTVGNGGNITIDSGEFSLRDRALLQTSTYGLGNAGNVTVRARDAISLTDAYIFSEVETGTVGNGGNITIDSDSFSLRDGARLEASTFGLGNAGNVTVRARDTLSLADANIFSTVEAGGVGEGGNIDINATTLSLTDGAQLLTGTRGASDTQPPGRGNAGNVNVNVTGIVEIAGEKNGLRSGIFSEVETGTVGNGGNITIDSGSFSLRDRAGFTASTLGQGNGGNISIDSGLFSLLDGAQLTASTLGQGNAGTIKVNAAAQVNISGNAQVNISGKSSNLNSGLFVNSQSPTGTAGNIIVTSPRITLDNSGTLNAESASGNGGDINLQTDLLLLRRGAEISTTAGTAEAGGDGGNISINAPSGFIVAVPGENSDIIANAFTGIGGRVNIKANGIYGIEFRESPTLLSDITASSEFGTQGTVELNTPDIDPNSGLVALPTVAVDTQIAQGCYSPGYAQNSFIITGRGGLPPNPREAFSSNIVRPEWATLGPSNDINSQQTIKENPPIPTPPAPIIEATGWGTNAKGEIVLTANASTGTPHKSWQQSPVTCSSAKSASN; encoded by the coding sequence ATGTCAGGTTTGGGTTTTACTCATTGGGGTGGTTTAGCAGCTATCGCTGTCGGTGTCAGCTTTTGTACCATTGATTATGCAAGCGCTCAAATTACTCCAGATGGTACTTTACCTAATAACACTAGCGTCACAAGAGAGGGCAACACCTTTAACATTACTGGAGGAACTCAAGCTGGCGGTAATTTGTTTCACAGTTTTGGCGAGTTTTCTGTGAATACTGGTGGTGTTGCTTCTTTTAATAATGCTCTTGATATTCAGAATATTATTAGTCGAGTTACGGGTGGGTCAGTCTCCAACATTGATGGGTTAATTCGCGCTAACGGCACGGCTAACCTGTTTCTAATTAATCCCAATGGAATTGTATTTGGTGAAAATGCCAGATTAAATGTTGGTGGTTCCTTTGTGGCGACTAGTGCGAATGCACTGCAATTTGGAAATCGAGGATTTTTTAGCGCTACTGAGCAAAATATCCCTTCACCGTTGTTGACTATTAATCCTTCAGCATTGCTGTTTAATCAGATTAATCAAAACGCAACGATTCAAAATAACTCAGTTGCACCCGCAGGAAAAGATCCAGCAGGGTTTGACGCATTTGGTTTACGAGTACCAGATGGTAAAAGTTTGCTGCTGGTGGGTGGTAATGTCAGCATGGATGGGGGACGATTAAATGCTAATGATGGACGAGTGGAGTTAGGAGGATTGGGCGAACTTGGTAGTGTAGCGCTGGGTGTAGATGGCGATAATCTCAGCTTGAGATTTCCTGAGGATGTTGCGCGAACTTCGGTATCCCTGACTAATCAAGCAGGTATATATGTAACTGGGGCTGGTGGCGGTAATATTGTAGCTAATGCCAGCGATATAGAGATATCGGGAGGAAGTGTCCTAAGTGCTGGTATTGGGCAAGGTTTGGGGACACCTGAAACTGTTGCGGGAGATATTACGCTTAATGCTACTGGGTCAATCAAAGTTGCAGGCACTGGGAGTATTGTTCGCAATCTTGTGCGTTTGGGGTCACTTGGCAATGGGGGTAACATTACTATCGATTCTGGTGAATTTTCATTACGTGATCGTGCTCAAATTGCTGCCTCAACTTTTGGACAAGGGAATGCGGGGAATGTGACAGTGCGCTCAAAAGATGCTGTTTCTCTTGCTGGTAATGCTTACATTTTCAGTACGGTGGAAGCAGGAGGTGTAGGCAAGGGTGGCAATATCGACATTAATGCTGCAACCCTATCACTAATTGATAATGCTCTACTGCTAACTTTTACTCGTGAAGCATCTGCTACCCAGCCAGCAGGACAAGGTAATGCGGGAAATGTCAATGTTAATGTTACTGGCGCTGTTGACATGGCTGGAGAGAAAAACGGTTTTGCCAGTGGGATTTTCAGCGAGGTGGAAACGGGAACAGTTGGCAATGGGGGTAACATTACTATCGATTCTGGTTCCTTCTCATTACGAGACGGCGCTGGACTTCAAGCCTCAACTTTTGGACAAGGAAATGCGGGGAATGTGACAGTGCGTGCCAAAAATGCTGTTTCTCTAGATAATGCTGGCATCCTCAGCACGGTAAAAGCAGGGGGCGTAGGTGAGGGAGGCAATATTGACATCAATGCTACAACACTGTCACTCACTGATGGCGCTTCATTGGAAACCTTGACTAGTGGTGCATTTGATACCCAGCCAGCAGGACGGGGCAATGCGGGCAATGTCAATGTTAATGTTACTGGGTCAGTTGATATTGCTGGAGAGAAAAATGGTTTTCGCAGTGGGATTCGCAGCAGAGTTGGAACGGGGACAGTTGGCAATGGGGGTAACATTACCATCGATTCTGGTGAATTCTCATTACGTGATCGCGCTGTACTTAATGCCTCAACTTTTGGACAAGGGAATGCGGGGAATGTGACAGTGCGTGCAAAAAATACTGTTTCTCTTGCAGATGCCTCCATCCTCAGCACGGTGGAATCAGGGGGTGTAGGTAAGGGAGGTAATATCGACATCAACGCTGCAACATTATTACTAATTGATAGCGCTCAACTGCTAACCATTACTCGTCGTGCATCTAATAACCAGCCACCAGGACGGGGGGATGCGGGCAATGTCAATGTTAATGTTACTAGCGTTGTTGATATTACTGGCGAGAAAAACGGTTTTGCCAGTGCGATTGGCAGCAGGGTGGAAACTGGGACGGTTGGCAATGGGGGTAACATTACCATCGATTCTGGTGAATTTTCATTACGCGATCGCGCTCTACTTCAAACCTCAACTTATGGACTTGGGAATGCGGGGAATGTGACAGTGCGGGCACGAGATGCTATTTCCCTTACAGACGCTTATATCTTCAGCGAGGTGGAAACTGGGACAGTTGGCAATGGGGGTAACATTACTATCGATTCTGATTCCTTCTCGTTACGAGACGGCGCTCGACTTGAAGCCTCAACTTTTGGACTTGGGAATGCGGGGAATGTGACAGTGCGGGCACGTGATACTCTTTCTCTTGCAGATGCTAATATTTTCAGCACGGTGGAAGCAGGAGGTGTAGGTGAAGGAGGCAATATTGACATCAATGCTACAACACTGTCACTTACTGATGGCGCTCAACTGCTAACTGGTACTCGTGGTGCATCTGATACCCAGCCACCAGGACGGGGAAATGCGGGAAATGTCAATGTTAATGTTACTGGCATTGTTGAGATTGCTGGGGAGAAAAATGGTTTACGCAGTGGGATTTTCAGCGAGGTGGAAACGGGAACAGTTGGCAATGGGGGTAACATTACTATCGATTCTGGTTCCTTCTCATTACGCGATCGCGCTGGATTTACTGCCTCAACACTTGGGCAAGGTAATGGGGGTAACATTAGCATCGATTCTGGTTTATTCTCATTACTTGATGGCGCTCAACTTACTGCCTCAACACTTGGGCAAGGTAATGCAGGCACAATCAAAGTTAATGCTGCTGCTCAAGTCAACATTTCTGGCAATGCTCAAGTCAATATTTCTGGCAAGAGTTCAAACTTGAACAGTGGCTTGTTCGTTAACTCCCAAAGTCCGACGGGTACTGCTGGAAATATTATCGTAACCTCACCTAGAATTACCCTAGACAACAGTGGCACACTCAACGCGGAATCTGCATCGGGTAACGGCGGCGACATCAACTTACAAACTGATTTACTGCTTCTGCGTCGTGGCGCTGAAATCTCTACCACCGCAGGTACGGCAGAAGCTGGTGGCGATGGTGGCAATATCAGTATCAACGCACCGTCGGGCTTTATCGTTGCCGTGCCTGGTGAAAATAGTGACATCATCGCCAATGCTTTTACTGGCATTGGTGGGAGAGTAAATATCAAAGCGAATGGTATTTATGGTATTGAGTTTCGTGAAAGTCCAACTCTCTTGAGTGATATCACTGCTAGTTCAGAATTTGGTACACAAGGGACTGTAGAACTTAACACGCCCGATATCGACCCCAACAGTGGCTTAGTTGCGCTACCCACGGTAGCTGTAGACACTCAAATAGCGCAGGGCTGTTACAGTCCAGGTTATGCTCAAAACAGCTTTATCATTACTGGACGCGGTGGCTTACCTCCTAACCCCAGAGAAGCTTTTAGTAGCAATATAGTTCGACCAGAGTGGGCAACTCTGGGCCCAAGCAATGATATTAACTCTCAGCAAACTATTAAAGAAAATCCCCCTATCCCCACACCACCAGCACCGATTATCGAAGCTACTGGATGGGGAACTAATGCTAAAGGTGAGATAGTACTTACAGCCAATGCATCTACTGGCACTCCCCACAAAAGCTGGCAGCAGTCACCAGTTACTTGTAGTTCTGCAAAATCTGCTTCCAATTAA
- a CDS encoding IS4/Tn5 family transposase DNA-binding protein, with amino-acid sequence MKSLEANPYRNCDLGDKRLTDRAVLIAEALKVKYGHPLSEIFQSARAPVQ; translated from the coding sequence ATGAAATCACTAGAAGCAAATCCGTACCGTAATTGTGATTTGGGTGACAAGCGCTTAACCGACAGAGCAGTGTTAATTGCGGAGGCTTTAAAAGTAAAATATGGTCATCCTCTATCAGAAATATTTCAAAGCGCTAGAGCGCCAGTCCAGTAA
- a CDS encoding class I SAM-dependent methyltransferase, producing the protein MPKDFIQPSLFDLQLDDNDEEDYYPDWLYPDNWKTPRWKTAIKRQQLSLPLRNALSSSFLPRSGSWLDFGSGHGLDMPRLHDRTDGRYEVHDFDPHYCPKFSKLKATYSIVSLVYVLNVIEEPVERCKLLRFTWDLCTEALVVAVRCDGAGQQLTKIGTFQKYYDRDEINDLLIAYCPGARIFGIGAGHAIACK; encoded by the coding sequence ATGCCGAAAGACTTTATCCAGCCGTCCTTGTTTGATTTGCAGCTCGATGATAACGACGAGGAAGATTATTATCCTGACTGGCTCTATCCTGATAACTGGAAAACTCCCAGATGGAAAACAGCTATCAAGCGCCAACAGTTATCCTTGCCGTTGCGGAATGCGCTCAGTTCCAGCTTTTTACCTAGAAGTGGTTCCTGGCTTGACTTTGGTAGTGGTCATGGGTTGGATATGCCAAGACTCCACGATCGCACCGATGGGCGGTATGAGGTTCATGATTTCGATCCTCATTACTGTCCTAAGTTCTCAAAGCTGAAAGCTACTTATTCGATTGTCAGCTTGGTTTATGTTCTTAACGTGATTGAAGAACCTGTGGAGCGCTGCAAGCTACTCCGGTTTACTTGGGATTTATGCACAGAGGCATTAGTTGTAGCTGTGCGGTGCGATGGGGCGGGACAGCAATTAACGAAGATTGGTACTTTTCAAAAGTATTATGACCGCGATGAGATCAACGATTTACTAATAGCTTATTGCCCCGGAGCTAGGATTTTTGGCATCGGTGCTGGACACGCGATCGCTTGTAAGTAA
- a CDS encoding helix-turn-helix domain-containing protein: MLRVECDRWNESASKLREEALKANHARTRERLMALYEICNGKSATKVGRETGRNPQTVMEWVHRYNLSGIKALLYQRTGGHPPFFPQK, encoded by the coding sequence ATGCTCAGAGTAGAATGCGATCGCTGGAATGAAAGTGCCTCAAAATTGAGAGAAGAAGCATTAAAAGCGAATCATGCTCGTACTCGCGAGCGTTTAATGGCACTGTACGAAATATGTAACGGAAAAAGTGCGACAAAGGTAGGCAGAGAAACAGGGCGTAACCCTCAGACAGTAATGGAGTGGGTACATCGTTACAATCTCTCAGGTATAAAAGCACTGTTATATCAGCGTACAGGTGGTCATCCCCCTTTTTTCCCTCAGAAGTAA
- a CDS encoding IS630 family transposase: protein MGTSLQSLRYKSTVISAYRWSSPFFPSEVKSAIDSEIRQALEFAATPPQQRQQTITQKPRWTLKRLAAWIDKQFNLKCCRESIRKTLKNLGFSWKKARKLLNKANSKKRREFLEKLKGLLDDALHNGHLLIFIDEAHIHLDSDEGYGWSVKGERFWVSSNSPGRAKVSFYGIYVYNYAKVKIFPYLKADQFNTIDVLKHLRTEFPDQEVTLIWDGAPYHRAQLVNEALQVLQINLQPLPSYSPDFMPVEHLWQWLREDVTYHTCYQSAAELIERVHLFEQDIHSNPFEISDRLWVKNHLDPDEEKLRVST, encoded by the coding sequence GTGGGTACATCGTTACAATCTCTCAGGTATAAAAGCACTGTTATATCAGCGTACAGGTGGTCATCCCCCTTTTTTCCCTCAGAAGTAAAGTCAGCAATTGATTCTGAGATTCGTCAAGCTCTTGAGTTTGCAGCAACACCACCCCAACAAAGACAACAGACAATAACGCAAAAGCCTCGTTGGACATTGAAGCGTTTAGCGGCTTGGATTGACAAACAGTTCAATCTCAAATGTTGCCGAGAGTCAATACGTAAGACTCTCAAGAACTTAGGGTTTTCGTGGAAAAAAGCACGTAAACTTTTAAATAAAGCTAACAGTAAAAAACGTAGAGAGTTTCTAGAAAAACTCAAGGGTTTGCTTGATGATGCTCTCCATAATGGTCATTTGCTAATTTTTATCGACGAGGCACATATTCATCTTGATAGCGATGAAGGCTATGGTTGGTCAGTTAAAGGTGAGCGTTTTTGGGTCAGTTCCAACTCTCCAGGAAGAGCCAAGGTTTCCTTTTATGGGATCTATGTTTATAACTATGCCAAAGTCAAAATTTTTCCTTACCTGAAAGCTGACCAATTCAATACGATTGATGTTTTAAAGCATCTAAGAACTGAATTTCCAGACCAAGAGGTCACTTTAATTTGGGATGGTGCTCCCTATCATCGTGCACAATTGGTAAACGAAGCATTGCAAGTCTTACAAATAAACTTGCAACCCTTACCTAGTTACAGTCCTGATTTTATGCCTGTCGAACACCTGTGGCAGTGGTTGCGTGAAGATGTTACTTATCACACGTGCTATCAATCTGCTGCTGAACTGATTGAACGTGTTCATTTATTTGAACAAGACATTCATTCTAACCCCTTTGAAATTAGCGATCGCCTATGGGTAAAAAATCACCTTGACCCTGACGAGGAAAAACTACGGGTTTCAACGTAG
- a CDS encoding recombinase family protein produces the protein MAMVIYAYLRVSSDRQDLHNQRHGILEYANIHALSPIQFIEDTVSGREKWSERGVGQLLTQTALESDVVIFSEVSRMARSTLQVLEMLECCVRRGINVHIVKLGMVLDDSMQSRITATVLGLAAEIERELIVLRTTEALAKRKAEGKTLGRPKGRQSAHLKLDTREAEIRSYLAKGMSKRSIAKLVDCSPSTLYDWLSRKHLHSRHDKLVEKS, from the coding sequence ATGGCTATGGTTATTTATGCTTATTTAAGAGTCTCCAGCGATCGCCAAGACCTACACAACCAACGACATGGCATTTTGGAGTATGCCAACATACACGCTTTGAGTCCCATCCAGTTTATTGAAGACACAGTTTCTGGACGAGAGAAATGGTCGGAGCGAGGTGTAGGACAACTACTGACTCAAACTGCCCTTGAATCCGATGTAGTAATTTTCTCAGAAGTCAGTCGGATGGCACGCTCTACTCTACAAGTATTAGAAATGCTAGAGTGCTGCGTGCGCCGAGGAATTAACGTCCATATCGTAAAACTTGGTATGGTGCTAGATGATTCAATGCAAAGCCGAATCACAGCAACAGTTTTGGGCTTGGCAGCAGAAATCGAACGGGAATTGATTGTACTCAGAACAACCGAAGCATTAGCCAAACGAAAAGCTGAAGGAAAAACCTTAGGACGACCCAAAGGACGACAATCCGCACATTTAAAACTGGACACAAGGGAAGCAGAAATTCGCAGTTATTTAGCCAAAGGAATGAGCAAACGGTCAATTGCCAAACTAGTCGATTGTTCACCTTCCACCCTTTATGATTGGTTGTCACGTAAACATCTCCACTCACGCCACGACAAATTGGTGGAGAAATCATAA
- a CDS encoding IS481 family transposase translates to MPKKQIPIDTIVDLRRRLEQLPPRSPSRRVLVQEIAQLYGISEDTVYRTLREGNVVRPVRRVDCDVPRVIPKAGLERYCEIIAAIKIRTSNRKGRHLSTVQAIRLLEEDGINTPDGHLRVPVGLLKPTTVNRYLNKWGYDRDTLLRQPPAVRFQAEYSNQCWHFDLSPSDLKHVKAPAFLEPGRGHPLLMLYSVVDDRSGFAYQEYHGVYGEDVEAALRFMFAAMSLKSETDFPFQGIPQMLYMDNGPIAKSLVFQKVMGYLGIEVRTHLPNGKDGRRVTARSKGKVERPFRTVKEMHETLYHLHEPETEAEANAWLMKFLLHYNSRPHRSEPHSRMEDWVSNLPSNGIRQMCNWERFCTFARSPERRKVGIDARVTVEGVAYEVEPDLAGETVVLWWGLFDNELYVEHGERRYGPFLPVDGPIPLHRYRSFKKTRTQKRADRIESLAKQLSLPNSVIGKGNPPEFGSSTTQLKVQPFVDPNPFQELTFSTVIAAKLAIADYLARPLAKLTPEQMAYINAVLVSTLNKG, encoded by the coding sequence ATGCCAAAGAAACAAATACCAATTGATACAATCGTAGACCTACGTCGTCGCTTAGAGCAGCTACCACCGCGCAGTCCATCTCGTCGGGTATTAGTCCAAGAAATAGCTCAACTGTATGGCATTTCCGAAGATACTGTGTATCGAACACTACGAGAAGGAAATGTTGTTCGCCCAGTGCGGCGCGTTGATTGTGATGTCCCGCGTGTGATTCCTAAAGCCGGACTAGAGCGATACTGCGAAATCATTGCTGCCATTAAAATACGCACATCTAACCGCAAAGGTCGCCATTTATCTACCGTGCAAGCAATTCGCTTATTGGAAGAAGATGGCATCAACACACCAGATGGTCATCTTCGCGTTCCAGTCGGTTTGCTCAAACCAACCACCGTCAATCGTTATCTCAACAAATGGGGTTACGACCGCGATACCCTGCTGCGACAACCACCTGCTGTTCGCTTCCAGGCAGAATATAGCAATCAATGTTGGCATTTTGACCTCAGTCCATCAGACCTCAAGCACGTAAAAGCACCAGCCTTCCTAGAACCGGGACGTGGACATCCCTTGTTGATGCTTTATAGTGTCGTGGATGACCGTAGTGGTTTTGCATACCAAGAATACCACGGTGTTTACGGTGAAGATGTGGAGGCAGCACTGCGGTTTATGTTTGCCGCCATGTCACTCAAGTCGGAGACTGACTTTCCCTTTCAAGGCATTCCCCAAATGCTGTATATGGACAATGGGCCCATTGCCAAGAGCTTAGTGTTTCAAAAAGTAATGGGTTATTTGGGGATTGAAGTACGTACCCATTTACCAAATGGCAAAGATGGACGACGGGTGACAGCTCGTTCTAAGGGGAAGGTGGAACGACCGTTTCGCACTGTTAAAGAAATGCACGAAACTCTCTACCATCTGCATGAACCGGAGACCGAAGCTGAGGCAAACGCTTGGTTGATGAAGTTTTTGCTCCATTACAATAGCCGACCCCATCGCAGCGAACCCCATTCCCGGATGGAAGACTGGGTGAGCAATTTACCTAGTAACGGTATCCGTCAAATGTGTAATTGGGAACGTTTTTGTACATTTGCACGCTCCCCAGAACGCCGTAAGGTAGGCATCGATGCTCGCGTTACGGTTGAGGGGGTGGCTTATGAGGTGGAGCCAGATTTGGCTGGAGAAACTGTAGTTCTGTGGTGGGGCTTGTTCGATAACGAACTGTACGTAGAACATGGTGAACGTCGCTATGGGCCGTTTCTGCCTGTGGATGGCCCAATCCCCCTACATCGCTACCGTAGTTTTAAGAAAACACGAACACAGAAACGGGCTGACCGAATTGAATCTTTGGCTAAACAGTTGTCTTTACCGAACTCTGTGATTGGTAAAGGCAACCCGCCTGAATTCGGGAGTAGTACAACCCAACTAAAGGTGCAGCCTTTTGTAGACCCCAATCCATTTCAAGAACTGACATTCAGCACGGTGATTGCAGCCAAATTAGCGATCGCCGATTATTTGGCACGCCCATTAGCCAAACTCACCCCTGAACAAATGGCTTATATTAATGCGGTTCTGGTGTCTACTCTCAATAAGGGGTAA
- a CDS encoding peptidoglycan-binding domain-containing protein, with protein sequence MELQDFTKDTQAKFGFEAIAADTELAQQIQKQLIRLYLLDAPADGKFGPISASALQAFQKTASLTEVGFVSFVTAEKLLAAKPEDFRTPLKFGSDLASRILKYMQDKDYQISSNKQEYNIIYVEGINADGSLNNDAPNEFNDQRIVIEVVNGVPKIVGQWQATSEPGSYYTYHPMNSGGAARISFGQYKAWTVGIHGNAEPHEALVQVGNVSVYRDFNKDFKRTSDKLDTGLFGINQHWGYDYAANNINNASAGCLVGRSRNGHREFMSLIKRDRRYQVNKSYVFYTTVIPGDDLAKN encoded by the coding sequence ATGGAACTTCAGGATTTTACTAAAGATACTCAAGCCAAATTTGGATTTGAAGCGATCGCGGCTGACACCGAGTTAGCACAACAAATCCAAAAGCAACTAATTAGATTGTACTTATTAGATGCTCCAGCCGATGGGAAGTTCGGCCCCATTTCGGCTTCTGCATTGCAGGCTTTCCAAAAGACCGCGAGCTTAACAGAAGTCGGTTTTGTCTCTTTCGTTACCGCAGAGAAACTTCTAGCTGCAAAACCTGAAGACTTCAGAACGCCTCTAAAATTTGGATCTGATTTGGCTAGCCGCATTCTTAAATATATGCAGGATAAAGACTATCAAATCTCTAGCAATAAGCAAGAATACAACATCATCTATGTTGAGGGAATAAACGCCGATGGTAGCCTCAATAATGATGCTCCTAACGAATTTAACGATCAGCGTATCGTTATTGAAGTTGTAAATGGAGTTCCTAAAATTGTCGGGCAGTGGCAAGCAACCTCCGAGCCGGGAAGCTATTACACTTATCATCCAATGAACTCTGGCGGCGCTGCTAGAATTTCCTTTGGACAGTACAAGGCTTGGACAGTTGGCATTCACGGAAATGCCGAACCACACGAAGCTTTGGTACAGGTTGGGAATGTCTCTGTTTATCGAGACTTCAATAAAGACTTCAAGCGTACTAGCGACAAACTCGATACAGGTTTGTTTGGAATTAACCAGCACTGGGGATATGATTACGCAGCCAACAATATTAACAACGCTTCAGCCGGCTGCTTAGTTGGGCGATCGCGCAATGGACATCGAGAGTTTATGTCTTTGATTAAGCGCGATCGGCGCTACCAGGTTAACAAGAGCTACGTTTTTTACACAACTGTTATTCCTGGGGACGATCTTGCAAAGAATTAG